From the genome of Persephonella sp., one region includes:
- a CDS encoding 2,3-diphosphoglycerate-dependent phosphoglycerate mutase, translated as MPKLVLVRHGQSIWNLQNRFTGWIDVPLTEKGKEEAYKAGELLKDIRFDVAYTSMLTRAQETLRIILETIGLLIPVIKDQALNERHYGALQGLNKDRAREKWGKEIVHLWRRSYDIPPPEGESLKDTAERTIPFLERAIMGDIKDGRDVLVVAHGNSLRSIVMYLEKLSPDEIIKVEIPTGTPIVYELDENENVIKKEIRHLEEEK; from the coding sequence ATGCCTAAACTTGTTCTTGTCAGACACGGACAATCTATATGGAACCTCCAAAATAGGTTTACAGGGTGGATAGATGTTCCCCTAACAGAAAAAGGAAAGGAAGAAGCTTATAAAGCTGGAGAACTTCTTAAAGACATAAGGTTTGATGTCGCTTACACATCAATGCTCACAAGGGCTCAGGAAACACTCAGGATAATTCTTGAGACCATAGGACTTTTGATCCCCGTCATAAAAGATCAGGCACTTAACGAAAGACATTACGGGGCACTTCAGGGTCTCAACAAAGACAGGGCAAGAGAAAAATGGGGTAAAGAGATTGTCCACCTGTGGAGAAGGAGCTACGACATACCTCCTCCTGAAGGTGAATCACTAAAAGACACAGCAGAAAGGACTATACCTTTTCTTGAAAGGGCAATAATGGGAGACATAAAAGATGGTAGAGATGTCCTTGTTGTTGCTCACGGGAACTCTTTAAGATCAATAGTTATGTATCTGGAAAAGCTTTCTCCTGATGAAATAATAAAAGTTGAAATACCAACAGGAACACCCATTGTTTATGAGCTTGACGAAAATGAAAATGTTATCAAAAAAGAGATAAGACATTTAGAGGAAGAAAAATGA